In Capricornis sumatraensis isolate serow.1 chromosome 2, serow.2, whole genome shotgun sequence, the DNA window TGACCTGGAAGCAGGCTGAGGGAAGAGCGCTCGCACTCGAGGCTGCTTCCCGGCTCTGCTGCCACCCGCCCGTGGGACTGCAGGTTCTTTCCCAGACCACAGTGGGTCTGGCCCTCCAGCAAGTACCCGTGAGGGGCAGGGCTGGCACTAAGCCTGCCGCCCActccctgcctcctgctcccAGCTGCACTGCTCAGAGCCTTTTCCTCTCCACTTCCTGTTCACACAGGGGGGGGCGGGAAGTGGAGGGAGGAAGTTGGGGGGAGGCGTGTAGGGGGGACCCATTGAATAAAAGGAATTAACCGTTTCCCTCCTCTGACCTCTGGGAATTTCCGCCTGTGAAAGTGTCTCGAAGAATCTGCAGAGTTGAGGGAGTGAGGAGGAGGTGTGCCCCTCttggccccctcccctgccccctctcccGGTGTTAGTGGTGGGGCCAGATAACTCCCTCTGGGCCCCGTAACCTTTTGTTTCCCTGGCGCCAGGGGGGCAGCGCCGGGGGCAGCGCCAAGGGCAGGCTGGAGCCTGGTAGGACCCTCCCACCAATGGGGTTAGGGTGTCCGGCCTGCGACGCGAGTTGGGCGCAGCCGGGCAGGAGGGGGCTGAGCAGAAACTGCTGGGAGTCGGTGGTCCCTGGGGAATGAACGAAATCCCGGGCTGTCCGGGCTCTGAGCCCTGCGCCCTCCCTGCCAGGGTTGGCTTTGGCCAGGAGAAGGGCGGTGGGCAGTCGGCCGAGCCTCAGTCGTGGGGCGGGCACACCCTCGGGGGCCACTCCCCCTGGGGCAGAGGAAAGTAGTTGGTGGGTTAGGGAAGCCAGTAGACAGCGCCCCCTAGTGTCCGCTGCTGACTCAGCCAGGcgccccccgcaccccccccACAAGGGCCCTCTCAAGGGCGGGCCTCAGGAAGCACCTGCTCCCCAGGACCAGTGGCCGCCCTGCATCTCCCCCAGGTGGCTTCCTTGTTTACAGGCCTCCTGCCCTGATCCCAGCGTCACTGACTGTGGCCACTCCTCCTATTTCCAGTGACCGCTCCAGAAGCAGCTCATTCATCTTGGCCCCTGCCCACGCagctgctcccccaccccccgccacccccggTCCTCCCCCCAGGCTTAGGGCCAAGGCCCCGAGGgccttctctcttccctccactCCAGGCCTTGCTTGGTTTCCAGGGATCTAAGAGCCGTGGCTTCCCGTTGCCCTGACTCAACGGAACCCCATTCTGCCTGTGCCAAAGATTGGGGCCTTTTTCCAGGAAAGAGGAAGCAGCCTAGGACCAGATGGGCAGGCTTAAGAGAGGACAGAAGGGGCAGGGGTGTCCCAGGCTGTCTTAGCCAAGTCTTCTGGGAGGAGGGAGCAGTAGGGCAGCCTTTGCTTAACTAACATGTTATTAGGCACACATTATATGCAAAAACAGAAGCCTCAAGTTGTTCCAAGTAAGCAAGTGACCATGCCAGTGGTAGGCCAAGATTTCCCTAGTAGACAGTAGGGAGCAGTACCCTGAGCCCTGGACTGGGCACGTCTAGGTGTGAGGGGAGCCTTAGGCCACATGGAGAGGAAGGGAGCAGGAGGCCCCCCAAATCTTCCTGGGACACTGGAAAGGGAACAGGATTAGGATGGGACCCTACCCCCCTTTGTTTCCACTCTTGCTTCAGGGGGAAGATGGGGAGTCTGAGGCTCATCAAAGATGGACAGCTTCTGGCCCTACCCCTTGGCAGGGGCCATGAACAAACCCTGTTATTCTACTGGTTGGGGAAGAATCAGCAGGACAAGATTCTCCCAGAACTGCAGAGGATAAATGTCTTGGGAGAGGATTAGGGTGCACCGGCAAGAGAGAGAAGCCTGCCATCATTAGCCAGGTGGACCCGAGCCTGATTCCAGGAACACTCACTAGTTATTTTGTCTCAGTCTGGGCAGATGACCGACCACACCCATAAAGCTGGACAGTGGACTGTGAACACCAGTCCATGGAGCAAAGGGTGCTCAGCTGATGTCACAGGAAGGCCCTGCTTCAGGACTTCCTAGGGCTTAGCCtcaagccacaactaaagaagtATAAGTTGTTGGGGGGGGGATGGGTAGGTCATAGGAGCTACATGGGGAGAAAACATATCTGCCAAATGCTATGGATGGCAGCAGCGACAGTCTCACCTCCATGGTGGACCTCTGCATTAcggttaagggacttccctggtggtccagtggttaagatgccatgaaaaaatgaaacaaacaacaacaacaaaaaactgttaTGATTAAATGCCAAATAGTGGTAAGGCAGTATCAAAATTGGGCAGAAGTTGAGAAGGCAGGGTTCCAGGCTGGTGAAGAGATAGGCAAGCAAAATCTAGCATGTGTAAGCCAGTGGAGGGAGGAAGAATGAGGGGCTTAGATTTATGATTAGGCAGTGAGATTAGAAGAAAACTCCTGGGACAACCAGGGAGGGAACAGACCAAGGAAGCACTAGTGAAGAGAGTGACTTGAGAAGTCAGCGCCCCCAGCTGCCCGGGTGTGGAGAGTTCTGTGGGGAGCAGCACCATCTGCTGGTCAAAGGGAAGAACAGACCCTGCTCCTAGACTTGggagtgctgtgcttagtcactcagttgagacTGCAACCTCAAGGtgtgtagccaggctcctctgtccatgggctctccaggcaagaatactggagtgggttgccatgccctcctccaggggatcttcccgacccagggatcgaacccaggtctcccgcattgcaggcagattttttaccatctgagccagcagggaagcccatgaatactagagtgggtagcctatcctttctccaggagatcttcctgacgtaggaactgaactggggtctcctgcattgcagctggattctttaccagctgagttaccagggaagcccagacttcgGAGGGTAGGCCTTAAAGCCCAACCCAAGCTTGGAGTCAGAAAGAACAGAGTGAAGGCAAAGAATCAAAAAATCATCCTGTCACATCTCCAGGAGGAGCAAGGGCCAAGGCTTGAAAGTAAGCAGGGCCTTGGCAGCTTCCTGTGGCACCCCAGCCCCTCTTGGAGATCACTCACACAGCACTCTCTCCCCAGCATCAATACAAAGGCACCAACTCCAGAGTATCAGGGCAATGCAGACAGTTTAATGCTCTCCacctcatcaccatctcccactgTCCTCCAGGAGGCTCTCTGCCCCAGGGCACCCCTCACACTGGAGCCCCAGACAGTGTGTGCACAAGAGCAGGCCCACCATCagccccacctctcaccccaacCCATGCCCAGGGCTTGGGGGGCTTGTCTTTTCACCTGTGGGACCGAGAGGCAGACAGAAGAGAGCGCTTCTGAGAGAGACGAGCCACAGCGAAAAGGAAGGCTAGGATAGGAGGTAATGCTCCAGAAGGAGAACAGGTgtgtggagagtgaaaaggaaaggagctGTTAGACGCAGCGGGATAGTGATGGGGTCAGAATTCTGACTTCTCCAGGCTATGGCCCTCTACTGGGAAGCAGGCTTATGGCCTGGGCAAAACAGCAGCTCTAAGGCAGCTCTGAAGACCAGCACAGGCAGCCGGCAGAAAGCATCAGCTGATACCTGAGGGCCACAGGGATAGTTGCACTCCCCCCAccaccagcccagcccagcagccTCCAGGAGACTGAGCACAGATGATGCTGTGGCTTTCCCAAGGGACAGCCCCTCAACTGCCTGCCCGCCTTTCAGGGTTGACATCTTCCTACAACCAACTGAGGTGCTCCTCCTCGTAGCGCTGGGGGTCGATGAAGGGCCGGTCAATAGAGCGGATCATCAGCTCCCCACAGTATACGCACTCAGCGGCCACAAGTTCATCCAGGTCAGCCTTGAGCTGTTCCCGGCTGGGCCCCCCAGCAGCAGCGCCCCCCTCAGCCTCCTTAGCCCGGGCAGAGCCCTTGGCAGGGGGTGGAGCAGCCCCCAGCTTTCGTTGCAGCTCCTCGAGCCGGGCCTGCTTGTAGGCCGGCAGGCCGGGCCGCACGGCCTGCAGCAGGCAGTCAGCATGGAACATGTGGCCACAGAGGAAGAGGTAAAAGGGGCGGTTGAGCAGGGGGAAGTCGCAGGTAGCACATTTGTCCTGGGGCTCTACGGTACCATAGCGGCCCCGCAGCTCCTGCAGGTCTCTCCGGATGCGCTGGGCACTGGCTGTGGCCTCTTCCATCTCTCGCTGTAGCTCTTGGATGTGGTGGTTGTAGGCCTTCAGTGAGCTGCAGATGGCCTCCTTGAAGTGGTCAATGGTGACAAAGTCAGGAAAGAAAGGCAGCACATCTTCAATCTTGAGCAGGGGGCAGCTGGCCAGGCAGGCCATGGCCGTCTGCACATCTTCCTCCTCCTGCACCACATGCCGCGCAATCTTCAGCCACAGCTTCTTGCGCAGCTCCTCGTCTTCCTCAGGCAGGTCAGCACACTGCTTGGCCAGGTCCACGTCAACCTGTGGGGAAGCTGAGAGTGTTAGGGTCAagtcccctccccactcagggcaGAGTCTGTGGGAAAGACAGATGCCTGAGAGAACGGATGCCCAGCACTCCTGGCAACAAGAAAGATCGGGCTTCTGGGAGCTGAAATAGGGGCTACTGAAACAGGAAGGAACCTGAAACAGGAAGGCCTGTCAGTAATGGGCCTGTCCCTGTCAGAGCTACGCAAATGCTACTTATTGATGGTGGGCCTGCAATATTAGTGAAGTTAAAGATCACCTGGGCAAATACCCAAAATACAGATTTTAGGGCCCTCATCCAGacattctgattcagtaagtcttggattcaaacccaagaatttgaattttttttttttcttttgactacAATGCATGGCTggcaagatcttagttctctgaccagggattgaatctgcgcccttggcagtgaaaatgcacagtcctaaccactggaccaccaggcaattccCTCAAATTTTAAATAGCACTTTATACAATCCTAAGGTGATAATTTATGATCTGAGCAATGCAACTCAGCACTTTCCCATTCTGCAATTGTGGCTAGCATGTATGTAGAACTTACCTGTGAGGGAAGTGCTTattatattatccccattttgcagtgGAATAACCTGAGGCAAAAAGAGGTTCAGAAACcagtctgaggtcacacagcttagTACGAggcagaaccagaattcaaacccTGACTTCTGAGTCGTGTTCTTCACCTCTATACAACAGCTCCTCTGCGAGAGAGGCCAGCACCCCTTAGCCACGGTCCCACCCCCCCAACTAGAAAGCAGGTCATGCTTTCTAGTCCTCTCTCCCAGACGGGGTCAAGGATCACCGGCTCACCTGCAGGGCCAAGTCCACAGCCTCCTCATAGAGCTCCAGGACCTTGTAGACGTGGACACAAGCACGGTGGTGGCCATGCTCGGCGCAGAGCCGCAGCGCATACTTGAGATCATAGTGCACGCGGTGCGGGCTGGCCCCGGCCTGCTCCAGGTAGGCCAGCAGTGAGGCCGGCTGGCCCCGGGCATAGAGCGACAGCAGGTAATTGTGAATGGCCTGCTCGGTCTCGCCCAGCACGTTCACGCAGAACTCCATGTAGCGGATGGCTTGGCTCACCTGCTGGGCCTCGCCACCTTGGCTATAGTTCACCAGGGCAGGGATGAGCTGCCGGGCATCCAGCCGGCTGCCCATCTCAATCCAGGCATCCACCAGCTGGCGAGGGATGTGACGGATGAGGACGGGCGAGAACTTGTAGAAGAGCTGGGGGTCACGGTGGCGGGCCAGCACGGCCAAGGCCTCCTCGTAGGCCTCATGCTGGCAGTGGTAAGCCACCACGCGCTCGTAGTCCTGCATGATCACAGCGAAGTACACCATGTGCTCCGTGTCCCCGTGGCTGGCCAAGAGCTCGTGGATGGAGGCCCGGCTGGCGAAGAGCCACTCCTTGTGGCGAGGGCTGCTGAGGAAGGAGCGGAAGCGCTCACGGGTTTCCCGGTAGAGGTTCAGGGCATCGGGGTCACCCTGCAGAGCCCCGAGCCGGCTCAAGTAGAGCTCCGTCAGCCAGGCGGTCAGCAGGGTTGCCTGGGTTCGTTCGGCAGGCTTCAAATTAGCCAGTTTTCGCTGCAGGAACTCGGCCAGCGCCTCCTCCTGTCGGGCCTCCAAGAACTTAAGGGCAATCTCTTCAAAGTAGCTCTGAGTCAGGGCATAGCAGCGGGCGCTCTCCAGGTAGCGACGCTGGCGGAAGCAGAAGTCGGCCTCCCGGGCCAGGACTGTGTCCAGGCAGTCAGGCCGCTCTCGACAATACTCCTTGGCCAGGTCGAAGCGGTTCATGTCTAGGTAGGTGCGCCAGACATCCCGTGCCTCCCGCTGTACGTGGTAGCGGAAGACAGCCCGCTCGGAGTGGGCCCACAGGTGGCCCGTGGAGGGGTCCTTCGCCATGTGCTTCAGCGGCCCGAACTTCTCCAGGAAGCGGTCCCGCAGCACCACCTGCCCCGTCAGCGTGCACACTGCCTCCACCCGGTctgccagcagcagcaggaagtggaACTGGGTCAGGACGATGGCCAGGGGCGGGCTGGCCCCGGGGCCCACCCCCTCTGGGTACTCCCAGACCCGCTCCTCACTCAGCAGGGAGTCCGGACGCCCACAGTCCAACGATCCATACAACACGCCATCTCCCATCATCCAGGCGAAGGCCCGGGGCGCAGAGCGCAATTTGGGGGTGTAAAAGGCCAGCTCGCTGTAGCCCAGACTGCTGGGGAACTCACGGAATGGGGGTGGGTGGTCAGCGTAGGCAGCAAAGAGCCCCGAGAAACCCTGGGCCTCAGCTCCCTCCGCCACTCGGCCTATGAACTGGAAGAGGCGCTGCCGAGTGGTGGCGATGACAAAACCGCGCCCTTCAGGGCCCCGCTCAGCCTCAAGGGAGCACACAGGTGCTGGGCCCCCTTCTTCATTTAGCACGTACAATGGACGGAAGTAGAGATCCGGGGCAGGGCCAAAGAGCCCACCCTCGCTGGCCGAAAGCTCTGCTTCGAAGATCTGCCCTTGGGCGGTGCCGACCAGGATGGGGCCGGTGCTGCTCTCGGTGCCCAGGGCCTTATTCCAGCCCACACTCTCCACCAGCTGCCCCTTCCAGCGTGCCAGGGGCCGAACCTTCTGTCCATTACGATTCACATAGAGGACCTCAGTGCTGCTCAGAGCGATCAGCAGATGAGAGCCTGGAGGGGAGCAAAGCATGGCACCCTAGAGGATGCTGCCTTTCCCGCCCTCAGGTCCCACCCACCCTGGCAGTGACCCACCCTCAacagtccccacccccacctcagaaCTCTATCACCACTCACCAGTGGGGTCCAGGAACATCTTGTGAACTTTGGCATCATCCTTGCGCCCCAGCTCCATGTGGTTGGGTTCATTTGCTTTGCCCAAGTCAATGCTGTCAAGACAAGAGTCAGAGCATGACTCCAGAGGAGGGCAGagccttttttttaaatcacagacctctttatgaagaaggcaatggcaccccactccagtactcttgcctggaaaatcccatggatggaggagcctggttggctgcagtccatggggtcgctaagagtcggacacaactgagcgacttcactttcatttttcactttcatgcattggagaagtaaatagcaacccactccagtgttcttgcctggagaatcccagggatgggggagcttggtgggctgcgtctatggggtcgcacagagtcagacacaattaaagtgacttagcagcagcagcagcagcagacctcttTATAATCAGATGAAAGGCATAACCTTTCCTCCCTGAAATCTACACAGACACATAAAATTCTGAATACAATCCCAAGAGAACTCTGAAACACATATGGGGTCCTTCTTCAGAACCCTCAGCTCTGAGAATCCACTTCATTTTGAAAAGTCACTAAGCAGAAGTCTTTTGCCTCTTCTCAACATAACCCCAGTGCCTTCAAGAAGATGGGCAGGGACATCCCAGAATGCTGGGGTAAAAAGGGAACCACAAATAGTAGCTAATGGTTATTGAGCACTTTCTAGATACCCAGCACCATGCTAACAGCTTGAGCTAGGATGACCTCAATTAATCTTCACAGTAATCTTGAGGGGTATTTCCTTAAGGTTACTCCCTATTTAAGGTATTTCCCTTCTTAAAACCTTTTCAAATGATACGTTCATTCTAACCAAAGAATCAATGTAAAATTGTATGAAGgggaacttccccggtggtccagtggttaagaatccaccttgcaatgcagggaatgcgggtttgatccctggtcagcgaactaagatcccacaaacctcagggcaactgagcctgagACCTGcattgaagatcccatgtgccacaactaagaccccacacaatcaaatttaaaaacaaaaagtaagtaTGTATGAAGAAAAAGTtaatgactttccttccaaattCCTGTTATTCCCAGCAGGAAAAACTGATATTAACATCTTTCTCCATGTTCACAACATAAAGTTATTTTATCactgtttttataaatttatacctTACTTTTCGCAATGATATTTCATGAACATTCCACTGGGTCAATAGATACAGCTCTCATTGTCTTAATAACTGcataatatttccttttatggcCAAATCATAACTTAATCATTTTCCTACTGATGGGCATTCAGCTTGGGTCTAGTTTTTCCTACCAGaaacatggctgcagtcaacatccttGTACATGTACCTTTCAAACTGGTagttttctttctattatttGAATTCCCCAAAGTGGGACTGCCAGGAAATGTCacagatattttaaagtttaacagacattacttttccaaaagGTGGTCGCAATTTATACTCTTTCCAGCAATATATGAGTCCATCTCTCTATATCTTCACCAGCATCATACATTGCCATTTTAAACTCCTGCTAATCTTATAGGTTAAAAATAATagtatcttagttttttttttttttttcttttttaattttttggccataccacacaacatgagggatcttagttccccaatcaggggttgaacccacgtcccctgcattggaagcatagagccttaatcactggaccaccagggaagtcccttactgttattttaatgtgcatttcccaCAGGTTTAAACTATTTTCAGATATTTACTGGAAATTTGGAGTTCCTCTTCTGTGAACTGCTTGTTTGTATTGTTTATCTTTCCTCTTCTACTGAActgtctttttcttattaatttcaaAGGGTTTTTTAAGGAACAGGAATGTAAATCTTTAAGTCATATAtggaaaaacattattttctcatCGTCTTTTGTCCTGACCTGCCTCatatgattttctatttttattctgtcATAACAGCAATTACTACATAGTCATATCTATCTTTTCCTTTGTGGATTCTTGATTTTCTAGCTTGAGTAAGAAGGTCTCCCTTAAGCCCAAGGACAtagaaatttattaaatattctttaatattcacactgcttatttttttatatttaaataattatcctACTTAGAATTCATTTTTGTGATAGAGATTTAGCTTTGTTTCATCTCAGATGGTTATTCTGAATAGATAAAAAAATTTTGCTAACACCTTTTATCATGTATTATTTCTATTTACTTGagatatttccagttttattgagagatTTTATTTCTACTTATAGTGAATTTATTTCAGGACTCTAGACAGTTCCACTTATCTACATGACTAACTTTGTGGGTTGGTACTGTTtataaggggcttccttggtggctcagtggtaaagaatttgcccacaatataggagacagaggttcaatccttaggtcgagaaaatcccctggagaaggaaatagcaaactactctagtattttcgcctgggaaatctcatggacagagaagtctggtgggctacagtccatgcggtcacaaagagtcggacacaacttggtgactaaacacacacagagtCTGTAACAGATGAAGGGACATGTTCAGAGAGACCAGGTGACTTGCTCAAGATTCCATTgctgtaagtggcagagctgagctcTGAGTCCAGGTCTACTACACTACATCAGTTCTCTCTGCGAAAGGATAGGATATTTCCCCAAAACCCCAAATCACTGCCCAGAATAGAAGAAAGGCCTGGTCAGTCAACAGTTCCAAAATACCACCAATCCACTTCCTACACTCCTAAACCTTCTGTGTCTTCATTTACCGGAGTAGTGTATCCTTGCCGAGGCTCATGCAGAGCTGATTGCAGGAGACAACAAGACTGGTGATGCGCTCGGAAGGGGTAAAGTCAATGCGCTGCTTTGTGAAGAtgggttcttctttctctagctgGGCATTCACATATCCTAGgcaaggagcaaaggaaaggttACCTATGAAACAGAAGAAGGGCAAGAAGAGGCAGATTGCTCCTCTCCACCTTCTTCTAACATATTCCTACCCCAGGATGTTGGTTAGTGACACTTTAAATATCAATATATCAAGCACTTTACTAATCACCTCTACATTAGTCCTATGCTACATTATAGGTTCTGGGCTCTTCCCACACCTCTGAAAGCAGTAAGGGGTTGATTCTTTGAACCCTTGGGATGCTATTACACCACTATGTATCTGCTCCTGGTGGTAATGAGGGAAAGTTTGAGTGTTCTCCCTTATTAGTCTTTGGCCAAGCAATCCCAGCTCAACTAAAGTCTAGTTCcactttcttccctcctccctgcccatgCAATAATGCTCTCAATGAGTCTCCAGAAGAATGAGGGCAGAGGGATCCCTGAGAAACCCTTCCAATCAGTTGGTTAACAAACTGCTGGTACTTTCTCTCTAGCCTTTACTTTCATTTCTCTATCACTACTCAAAATATTCCAGCACTTCAGATGCCTCTGCCAACTCTGTACTACTTTCTACAAAAACTTCCCCTCGCCATCCAGCTGCAAACAGCTCTACCAAAAGCTTAAGATACTTCATTTTCCCCTGTTCAGTGACAGAGTTCCCTCTAGGCTCATCCCTCCTTCCCCTACAACAGTCCCCTTTCACCAGTTCTTTACTCATTCTTTCTCTTACCTCCAGAAGGGGACTGATGGGAAAAACACTGAATCAGATGAAGCCTATTCTTATCTGAACCTATTGTCAGTTTTCCCAACTGCTGCCCTCTAAGCAAGTCACTTCCTTATCTGAGTCCCAGTTCCCTCTTAGAAGGACTCTAGTGGCATGGCCTAGATCACGCGGCTGTGCTTGCTGCTCTTTCAAACTTCGACCATCCACCGCCTGGAGGCCGTAAGAACCTGAGGAGAACCAAGAGCCTAAATCCAGACAGCAGGTCCAGGAGGTGAACCCGAGCTCCTGGAGCCACCCGCTCCGCTCCTCCCATGCAGATGCCAGGAGAGCCGAGAGGTGCAGCGGCGCCCTCACTTCCCTTACCCGAGTGGGGGATGCCCACGCTGGGGCAGCCGGGCTGCAAGACGGTCGAGCGGGACAGGGAGTCCTCGTATTCATCCAGGATAGACGCCATGGTGCCCGGCCTCTGGGTCCTCCGTCCCAGGGATTACAACAGGGCTCCCCCCAGGGATCCCCGTCTCCCCGGATTGGAAGCTGCGACTCCCCAGCCTCGACAGGAATCTGACAGATCCTGGCAATCCGCCACCGCCAACTCCTCCTCTTTAAAATCCTGAGAACCTTTTCACTCTCGCCTTATAGAGTGAGAAGATCGGAAAGCCCGCCTCCTTGAATTTGGCGCAGTCCTGCACCCAACTCACGCCCCCAAGAGAGCACTGGTTCCCCCTAGCCGATCTCAGGTGATCCCAACCTCGCCCGAGCAGCTCAGCTGACTCCCGCCCCTGCGACGC includes these proteins:
- the VPS18 gene encoding vacuolar protein sorting-associated protein 18 homolog — its product is MASILDEYEDSLSRSTVLQPGCPSVGIPHSGYVNAQLEKEEPIFTKQRIDFTPSERITSLVVSCNQLCMSLGKDTLLRIDLGKANEPNHMELGRKDDAKVHKMFLDPTGSHLLIALSSTEVLYVNRNGQKVRPLARWKGQLVESVGWNKALGTESSTGPILVGTAQGQIFEAELSASEGGLFGPAPDLYFRPLYVLNEEGGPAPVCSLEAERGPEGRGFVIATTRQRLFQFIGRVAEGAEAQGFSGLFAAYADHPPPFREFPSSLGYSELAFYTPKLRSAPRAFAWMMGDGVLYGSLDCGRPDSLLSEERVWEYPEGVGPGASPPLAIVLTQFHFLLLLADRVEAVCTLTGQVVLRDRFLEKFGPLKHMAKDPSTGHLWAHSERAVFRYHVQREARDVWRTYLDMNRFDLAKEYCRERPDCLDTVLAREADFCFRQRRYLESARCYALTQSYFEEIALKFLEARQEEALAEFLQRKLANLKPAERTQATLLTAWLTELYLSRLGALQGDPDALNLYRETRERFRSFLSSPRHKEWLFASRASIHELLASHGDTEHMVYFAVIMQDYERVVAYHCQHEAYEEALAVLARHRDPQLFYKFSPVLIRHIPRQLVDAWIEMGSRLDARQLIPALVNYSQGGEAQQVSQAIRYMEFCVNVLGETEQAIHNYLLSLYARGQPASLLAYLEQAGASPHRVHYDLKYALRLCAEHGHHRACVHVYKVLELYEEAVDLALQVDVDLAKQCADLPEEDEELRKKLWLKIARHVVQEEEDVQTAMACLASCPLLKIEDVLPFFPDFVTIDHFKEAICSSLKAYNHHIQELQREMEEATASAQRIRRDLQELRGRYGTVEPQDKCATCDFPLLNRPFYLFLCGHMFHADCLLQAVRPGLPAYKQARLEELQRKLGAAPPPAKGSARAKEAEGGAAAGGPSREQLKADLDELVAAECVYCGELMIRSIDRPFIDPQRYEEEHLSWL